A single region of the Prochlorococcus marinus str. MIT 0917 genome encodes:
- the rpsC gene encoding 30S ribosomal protein S3 encodes MGHKIHPTGIRLGITQEHRSKWYAPSKTYPLLLQEDDRIRTFIKKKYGAAGISDVLIARKADQLELELKTARPGVIVGRQGSGIEELRSGIQKTIGDRNRQVRINVVEVEKVDADAYLLAEYIAQQLEKRVAFRRTIRMAVQRAQRAGVLGLKIQVGGRLNGAEIARSEWTREGRVPLHTLRAEIDYATKVATTTYGVLGIKVWVFKGEVLPKEEQPLPVGSSPRRNRGNRRPQQFEDRSNEAK; translated from the coding sequence ATGGGACATAAAATTCACCCCACTGGAATTAGGCTCGGTATCACTCAAGAGCATCGTTCTAAATGGTATGCACCAAGTAAAACTTATCCTTTACTACTCCAAGAAGATGATCGGATCCGTACTTTCATCAAGAAAAAGTATGGAGCAGCAGGTATAAGTGATGTCCTGATTGCTCGAAAAGCAGATCAACTTGAGCTTGAATTAAAAACTGCTCGGCCAGGAGTCATAGTCGGTAGGCAAGGAAGTGGTATTGAAGAACTTAGATCTGGTATTCAAAAAACAATCGGTGATAGAAATAGACAAGTACGTATCAATGTTGTTGAAGTAGAAAAAGTTGATGCAGATGCTTATCTTCTTGCCGAATATATTGCTCAGCAACTAGAAAAGCGTGTTGCCTTTAGACGAACTATTCGAATGGCTGTTCAAAGAGCACAAAGAGCTGGTGTCTTAGGTCTTAAAATACAAGTAGGCGGAAGGTTGAATGGCGCTGAAATCGCACGTTCTGAATGGACACGAGAAGGAAGAGTTCCTCTACACACTTTGCGAGCAGAAATTGATTATGCAACCAAAGTAGCTACTACAACCTATGGCGTTTTAGGAATCAAAGTATGGGTTTTCAAAGGTGAAGTTCTTCCTAAAGAAGAACAGCCATTACCTGTTGGTTCTTCTCCTAGACGCAATAGGGGGAATCGAAGACCTCAACAATTTGAGGACCGTTCCAATGAAGCTAAATAA
- the rplF gene encoding 50S ribosomal protein L6 encodes MSRTGKKPISLPEKVDVKLEGLSITVKGPKGQLQRTLPTGVSLSKNDNIIVVKPINEKRQSREMHGLCRSLVANMVEGVSNGFTKKLEIVGVGSRAQVKGKTLVVSAGYSHPVEVVPPEGITFKVENNTNVTVTGPDKELVGNEAAKIRAIRPPEPYKGKGIKYEGENIIRKAGKSGKAS; translated from the coding sequence ATGTCTCGTACTGGAAAAAAACCAATCTCCCTTCCCGAAAAGGTAGATGTAAAACTCGAAGGACTTTCTATCACTGTAAAAGGTCCAAAGGGTCAACTGCAGCGAACCCTTCCTACTGGAGTCAGCCTAAGCAAAAATGACAACATAATTGTTGTTAAACCTATAAATGAAAAGAGACAGTCCAGGGAAATGCATGGACTATGCAGATCTCTTGTGGCAAATATGGTTGAGGGCGTTAGTAATGGTTTTACAAAAAAACTTGAGATTGTAGGTGTTGGCTCAAGAGCTCAAGTAAAAGGAAAAACTCTTGTTGTTAGTGCCGGTTATAGTCATCCAGTTGAGGTTGTACCTCCAGAAGGCATTACTTTTAAAGTTGAAAATAATACAAATGTGACTGTAACTGGTCCTGATAAAGAATTAGTTGGCAACGAAGCTGCAAAAATAAGAGCAATTAGACCTCCTGAACCTTATAAAGGTAAAGGGATCAAGTATGAAGGAGAAAACATAATTAGAAAAGCTGGTAAGTCTGGCAAAGCTTCTTAA
- the rplP gene encoding 50S ribosomal protein L16 produces MLSPKRTKFRKQQRGRMRGVATRGNKIAFGQFALQAQDCGWVTSRQIEASRRAMTRYVKRGGQIWIRIFPDKPVTMRPAETRMGSGKGNPEFWVAVVKPGRILFEMGGDEITEEIAKEAMRLAQYKLPVKTKFISLEEDLNKGNYKPAKTPVTADNSESSS; encoded by the coding sequence ATGCTTAGTCCAAAAAGAACCAAATTTCGCAAACAACAGAGAGGCCGTATGCGCGGCGTTGCTACTAGAGGCAATAAAATCGCTTTTGGTCAGTTTGCATTGCAAGCTCAAGATTGTGGTTGGGTTACCTCAAGACAAATCGAAGCAAGTAGACGAGCTATGACTCGTTATGTAAAAAGGGGAGGACAAATTTGGATTCGTATTTTCCCTGATAAGCCTGTAACGATGAGGCCTGCCGAGACAAGAATGGGATCTGGTAAAGGTAACCCAGAATTTTGGGTTGCAGTTGTCAAGCCTGGTCGAATCTTGTTTGAAATGGGTGGCGATGAAATTACAGAGGAAATTGCAAAAGAGGCAATGCGTCTTGCTCAATACAAACTGCCAGTAAAAACAAAATTTATTTCTCTAGAGGAAGATCTCAATAAGGGAAATTATAAACCTGCTAAAACGCCAGTTACAGCAGATAATTCGGAGTCATCATCATGA
- the rplV gene encoding 50S ribosomal protein L22, whose amino-acid sequence MTTSSTKTTAQAHGRYIRGSASKVRRVLDQIRGRTYRDALIMLEFMPYRSTEPITKVLRSAVANAENNLGLEPSSLFISTATADMGPPMKRYRPRAQGRAFAIKKQTCHISIAVSATQSTNSEDSD is encoded by the coding sequence ATGACTACTTCATCTACCAAAACGACAGCCCAAGCCCATGGGCGTTATATTCGCGGATCTGCTTCAAAAGTACGCCGAGTTCTTGATCAAATAAGAGGAAGAACTTACAGGGATGCTTTGATCATGCTTGAATTCATGCCTTATCGATCAACTGAGCCAATAACAAAAGTATTGCGATCAGCTGTTGCGAATGCAGAAAACAATCTTGGTCTTGAACCTTCTTCGTTGTTTATTAGCACTGCTACCGCTGATATGGGTCCACCAATGAAACGCTATAGACCTAGGGCTCAGGGCAGAGCATTTGCAATTAAAAAGCAGACATGCCACATCAGCATTGCTGTTTCGGCCACTCAATCAACCAATTCTGAGGACTCGGACTGA
- the rplO gene encoding 50S ribosomal protein L15, with translation MTIKLEALQSNKGSRRKKMRKGRGIAAGQGASCGFGMRGQKSRSGRPTRPGFEGGQMPLYRRVPKLKHFPIVNQKNFTVLNVSTLNDLKDGTVVNLDLLVKEGILTKPKYPLKILGNGKLEVKLTVQAAAFTASAKKKIEDLGGTCELYT, from the coding sequence ATGACTATTAAATTAGAAGCCCTTCAGTCAAATAAAGGATCTAGACGTAAAAAAATGCGTAAAGGTCGAGGTATAGCTGCTGGCCAAGGAGCTAGTTGCGGCTTTGGAATGCGTGGGCAAAAATCTCGATCAGGAAGACCTACTCGTCCAGGATTTGAGGGTGGTCAGATGCCTTTATACAGGCGAGTACCAAAACTAAAGCATTTCCCAATAGTTAATCAGAAAAATTTTACTGTCCTCAATGTTTCGACTTTGAATGATTTGAAGGATGGTACTGTGGTTAACCTTGATTTATTGGTCAAGGAGGGTATTTTGACAAAACCAAAATATCCTCTAAAAATTCTTGGTAACGGCAAATTAGAAGTTAAATTAACTGTTCAAGCTGCTGCTTTCACAGCATCCGCCAAAAAGAAAATTGAAGACCTTGGAGGAACCTGTGAGTTGTACACTTAA
- a CDS encoding adenylate kinase, which yields MKKKLLFLGPPGAGKGTQANLLCKKYGLVHLSTGDLLRDEVSSGSVLGLKAAEIMNKGELVSDELVLSIVEGRLVNINEGWLLDGFPRNVNQANSLENLLEKIKQPLEGVILIKIADDYLIKRLLERGRQDDNEQVITNRLKIYRDKTSPLIDLYKKQGILKEIEGNADIDVVFSCIEKSLG from the coding sequence ATGAAAAAAAAATTACTTTTCCTTGGCCCCCCTGGCGCAGGTAAAGGAACGCAAGCAAATCTTTTATGCAAAAAATACGGATTAGTTCATCTTTCCACTGGAGATTTACTTAGAGATGAAGTCTCCTCTGGTTCTGTTTTAGGTCTCAAAGCTGCTGAGATTATGAATAAAGGAGAATTAGTAAGTGATGAATTAGTTCTCTCAATTGTTGAAGGAAGATTGGTAAATATTAATGAGGGGTGGTTACTTGATGGGTTCCCTAGAAATGTTAATCAAGCTAATTCTCTTGAAAATCTTTTAGAAAAAATCAAGCAACCTTTGGAAGGAGTTATATTAATAAAAATTGCTGACGATTATTTAATTAAAAGGCTTTTAGAAAGAGGAAGGCAGGATGACAATGAACAAGTAATAACTAACAGACTGAAAATATACAGAGACAAAACCTCTCCTCTAATTGATTTGTATAAGAAGCAAGGTATTCTCAAGGAGATAGAAGGTAATGCTGACATAGATGTTGTTTTTTCATGCATTGAGAAGTCTTTAGGCTGA
- the rplN gene encoding 50S ribosomal protein L14: protein MIQQETFLTVADNSGAKRLQCIRVLGSNRRYAHVGDVIVASVKDAMPNMGVKKSDVVKAVVVRTRATMRRETGNSIRFDDNAAVLINDDQNPRGTRVFGPVARELRERNFTKIVSLAPEVI from the coding sequence ATGATTCAGCAAGAAACATTCCTAACTGTTGCAGATAATAGTGGTGCCAAGCGTTTGCAATGTATTAGAGTCTTGGGCTCTAATCGTCGTTATGCCCATGTAGGCGATGTGATAGTTGCTTCAGTTAAAGATGCAATGCCAAATATGGGAGTAAAAAAATCAGATGTGGTCAAAGCAGTTGTAGTGCGTACCAGAGCTACGATGCGCAGAGAAACAGGAAATTCAATTCGCTTTGATGACAATGCTGCGGTGCTTATTAATGATGATCAAAATCCAAGAGGTACAAGGGTATTTGGCCCCGTTGCACGCGAATTAAGAGAGCGCAATTTTACTAAAATTGTTTCCTTAGCACCTGAGGTTATTTAG
- the rplE gene encoding 50S ribosomal protein L5: MSLKTRYRETIRPKLLKDLGLKNVHQVPKVQKVTLNRGLGEAASNSKALEASLAEMATISGQKALITRAKKAIATFKIRQGMPIGCVVTLRGDRMYAFLERFINLALPRIRDFRGVSPKSFDGRGNYTIGVKEQLIFPEITFDKVDTIRGMDITIVTSASSDEQGKALLSEMGMPFRKK, encoded by the coding sequence ATGTCACTAAAAACCCGCTACCGAGAGACAATTAGACCAAAGCTTTTAAAAGACCTCGGTCTGAAAAATGTTCATCAAGTTCCTAAAGTGCAAAAGGTCACTTTAAACAGAGGACTTGGTGAGGCTGCATCTAATTCAAAAGCTTTAGAAGCTTCTCTAGCTGAAATGGCTACCATTTCTGGGCAAAAAGCTCTTATAACAAGGGCCAAGAAAGCAATTGCTACCTTTAAAATTAGACAGGGAATGCCTATAGGTTGTGTAGTCACACTTAGAGGTGACCGCATGTACGCCTTCTTGGAAAGGTTTATTAATTTGGCACTTCCAAGAATTAGAGATTTTCGTGGTGTGAGTCCAAAAAGCTTTGATGGCCGAGGAAATTACACCATTGGAGTCAAAGAGCAACTTATCTTCCCTGAGATTACTTTTGACAAAGTCGACACTATTAGAGGGATGGATATCACAATTGTGACCAGTGCTTCCTCTGATGAACAAGGTAAGGCTCTTCTTAGTGAAATGGGAATGCCCTTCCGTAAAAAATGA
- the rplQ gene encoding 50S ribosomal protein L17: MRHQRRIPQLSLPADQRKALLRGLTTQLIREGRVTTTKARAKALRNETERMITLAKDGSLASRRRAIGYVYDKQLVHALFEKAQERYGDRQGGYTRIVRTTPRRGDNSEMAIVELV, translated from the coding sequence ATGCGTCATCAACGTCGAATCCCACAATTGAGTCTCCCTGCAGATCAAAGGAAGGCACTTTTAAGAGGATTAACTACTCAACTGATTCGCGAAGGTAGAGTTACAACAACTAAAGCAAGAGCCAAAGCTTTAAGAAACGAAACTGAAAGAATGATTACTTTAGCTAAGGATGGCAGCCTTGCTTCAAGGAGAAGAGCTATTGGATATGTATACGATAAGCAGTTGGTTCATGCACTTTTTGAAAAGGCCCAAGAGAGATACGGTGATCGTCAAGGAGGATATACAAGGATTGTTAGAACTACTCCAAGGCGTGGTGACAATTCAGAAATGGCAATTGTTGAGCTTGTATAG
- the rplR gene encoding 50S ribosomal protein L18, with translation MSKLSRKQQTQKRHKRLRRNLSGTEARPRLAVFRSNNHIYAQIIDDDAQNTICAASTLDKDLKASLKANAGSCDASTAVGDLVAKKALSKGIKQVIFDRGGNIYHGRVKALAEAARVAGLNF, from the coding sequence ATGTCAAAACTTTCTAGAAAACAACAGACCCAAAAACGACATAAACGCTTGAGGAGAAACTTAAGCGGAACAGAGGCTCGTCCAAGACTTGCTGTATTTCGGTCTAATAACCACATCTATGCTCAAATAATAGATGATGATGCTCAAAATACTATATGTGCAGCATCAACCCTCGATAAAGACCTCAAGGCTTCTTTAAAAGCTAATGCTGGAAGTTGCGATGCCTCTACAGCAGTAGGAGATCTTGTTGCCAAAAAAGCTTTATCAAAAGGCATCAAACAAGTTATCTTTGACAGAGGTGGGAACATCTATCATGGCAGGGTTAAAGCTCTAGCCGAAGCGGCCAGAGTGGCAGGCTTGAACTTTTAA
- the rpsK gene encoding 30S ribosomal protein S11 translates to MATTSKKSGSKKSKRNVPNGVVHIQSTFNNTIVSITDTSGEVISWSSAGASGFKGARKGTPFAAQTAAELAARRALEQGMRQIEVLVRGPGSGRETAIRALQVAGLEITLIRDVTPLPHNGCRRPKRRRV, encoded by the coding sequence ATGGCTACAACCTCAAAGAAATCCGGTTCTAAGAAGTCAAAGCGCAACGTTCCAAATGGAGTTGTGCATATTCAAAGTACCTTCAATAACACCATTGTCTCAATTACTGATACCTCTGGTGAAGTAATTTCCTGGTCATCAGCAGGAGCAAGTGGATTTAAAGGAGCTCGAAAAGGTACTCCTTTTGCTGCTCAGACCGCTGCTGAACTTGCAGCCCGAAGGGCCTTAGAGCAAGGAATGCGCCAAATCGAAGTTCTTGTACGTGGACCAGGCTCAGGTCGTGAAACCGCAATAAGAGCGTTGCAAGTAGCTGGTCTTGAAATTACTTTGATCAGAGATGTAACTCCTCTTCCTCATAACGGTTGCAGGAGACCTAAACGCAGGCGCGTTTAA
- the rplX gene encoding 50S ribosomal protein L24, with protein MKIRKGDTVQIISGKDKGKTGEVLQTLPHENRVLVKGINQRTKHLKPSQEGETGRIETKEFSLHASNVMIYSTKEKVASKVEIFIDKDGSKKRRLKKTGELID; from the coding sequence ATGAAGATCAGGAAAGGAGATACAGTTCAGATTATTTCTGGAAAGGATAAAGGTAAGACCGGAGAAGTCCTTCAAACACTTCCTCATGAAAATAGAGTTTTAGTGAAGGGAATTAATCAAAGAACAAAGCATTTAAAGCCATCACAGGAAGGAGAAACGGGTCGAATAGAGACCAAAGAATTTTCTTTGCATGCTTCAAATGTAATGATCTACTCAACTAAAGAAAAAGTTGCTAGTAAGGTTGAAATTTTTATAGATAAAGATGGGTCAAAGAAACGGCGATTAAAGAAGACAGGGGAATTAATTGATTAA
- the rpmC gene encoding 50S ribosomal protein L29, translating to MSKITTKDVRNLSDSEISEKIENLRKELFDLRFQQATRQLAKTHRFKEARTELAQLLTVSNERSRSNTSS from the coding sequence ATGAGTAAAATAACCACGAAAGATGTTAGGAATCTCTCTGATTCCGAGATATCAGAAAAGATTGAAAATCTTCGTAAAGAACTTTTTGATCTTCGTTTTCAGCAAGCTACAAGACAGCTAGCTAAAACTCACCGTTTCAAAGAGGCACGCACCGAACTTGCTCAACTTTTAACGGTCTCTAACGAGCGAAGTCGCTCAAACACATCATCTTGA
- the rpsM gene encoding 30S ribosomal protein S13: MARISGIDIPREKRVEVALTYIYGIGLTRAQAILEKSGVNPDIRVKDLEDSDIQKLRAVTEEFTLEGDLRRQEGMALKRLQDIGCVRGRRHRMSLPVRGQRTRTNARTRRGARKTVAGRKK, translated from the coding sequence GTGGCACGGATTTCAGGCATCGATATACCTCGCGAAAAGCGGGTAGAAGTTGCCCTTACTTACATCTACGGCATTGGCTTAACCAGAGCTCAGGCTATCCTTGAAAAGTCAGGTGTTAATCCTGATATTCGTGTAAAGGATTTAGAAGATAGTGATATTCAGAAGCTCAGAGCTGTTACTGAAGAATTCACTCTTGAAGGAGATTTAAGGCGTCAAGAAGGAATGGCTCTTAAACGACTTCAAGATATCGGATGTGTACGTGGACGGAGGCATAGAATGAGCCTGCCTGTTCGTGGTCAACGAACAAGAACTAACGCTCGCACAAGGAGAGGAGCTAGAAAAACTGTTGCAGGAAGAAAGAAATAA
- the rpsE gene encoding 30S ribosomal protein S5, translated as MTDSKNQSPNKKTSGSSDNPPAADGRQENRRNRGEKRGGRRDRRGQERDSEWQERVVQIRRVSKTVKGGKKMSFRAIVVVGNEKGQVGVGVGKAGDVIGAVRKGVADGKKHLVRVPLTRNSSIPTLSNGRDGAASVLIRPAAPGTGVIAGGSIRTVLELAGIKNVLAKRLGSKTPLNNARAAMVALSELRTHKATAKERGISLEQIYS; from the coding sequence ATGACAGACTCTAAAAACCAGTCACCAAATAAAAAAACTTCTGGATCATCAGATAATCCTCCTGCAGCTGATGGTAGGCAGGAAAATCGCCGCAACCGTGGTGAAAAACGCGGAGGGAGAAGAGATAGAAGAGGTCAAGAAAGAGACTCTGAATGGCAAGAACGCGTTGTTCAAATTAGAAGGGTCTCTAAAACAGTCAAAGGTGGAAAGAAAATGAGTTTCAGGGCAATAGTTGTAGTGGGAAATGAAAAAGGCCAAGTTGGAGTTGGGGTAGGAAAAGCGGGAGATGTTATTGGTGCTGTTCGGAAAGGAGTTGCTGATGGAAAAAAACATTTAGTTCGTGTTCCTTTAACTCGAAATAGCTCAATTCCAACTCTCTCTAACGGCAGAGATGGAGCAGCAAGTGTATTAATTCGTCCTGCAGCGCCGGGAACAGGTGTAATTGCAGGAGGTTCAATTCGTACTGTTTTAGAATTAGCTGGAATTAAGAATGTACTTGCTAAGAGGTTAGGTAGTAAGACCCCTCTTAATAATGCTCGCGCTGCAATGGTTGCTTTAAGTGAGTTAAGAACTCATAAAGCCACAGCAAAAGAGCGTGGTATCTCCCTTGAGCAGATTTACTCTTAA
- the rpsH gene encoding 30S ribosomal protein S8 translates to MANHDPISDMLTRIRNASEKRHENTKVPASRMSLSIAKVLQREGFIAEINEEGEGFRKQLILGLKYTGKHRSPIIRSMQRVSKPGLRIYKNTRGLPKVLGGLGVAIISTSKGVMSDRDARKQGVGGEVLCYVC, encoded by the coding sequence ATGGCCAACCACGATCCAATTTCAGACATGCTCACTCGCATAAGAAATGCAAGTGAAAAACGTCATGAAAATACCAAAGTCCCTGCTTCAAGAATGTCTCTTAGTATCGCTAAGGTTCTTCAGCGTGAGGGATTTATTGCAGAAATCAATGAAGAAGGAGAAGGCTTTCGAAAGCAGCTCATTCTTGGATTGAAATATACTGGTAAGCATCGCTCACCCATTATTCGTTCAATGCAGCGAGTCAGTAAACCAGGCTTGAGGATTTATAAAAATACTCGAGGATTACCAAAAGTTTTAGGAGGCCTTGGAGTTGCAATAATTTCCACCTCTAAGGGAGTCATGAGCGATCGTGATGCTCGCAAGCAAGGTGTTGGAGGAGAAGTCCTCTGCTACGTCTGTTGA
- the rpmJ gene encoding 50S ribosomal protein L36, with the protein MKVRSSVKKISPDDQIVRRRGRIYVINKKRPRNKQRQG; encoded by the coding sequence ATGAAGGTTAGATCCTCAGTCAAAAAAATTAGTCCTGACGATCAGATCGTGAGGCGAAGAGGCCGAATCTATGTGATAAACAAGAAAAGGCCTCGTAACAAGCAGCGTCAGGGCTGA
- the secY gene encoding preprotein translocase subunit SecY, whose amino-acid sequence MLISRGRNPSAGEVITQLFTNEELRGRVFTTLGLLLVVRLGIYIPMPGIDREAFKTFIDQGGQLIGFLDIFTGGGISTLGVFALGILPFINASIIIQLLTASLPQLEDLQKNEGEAGRRKIAQITRYVALGWGLVQSTVFALILRQYAVAGLSETEFVIQTSLALVTGSMIVMWLSEIITEKGIGQGASLVIFLNIVATLPKALSSTIEKAQTGDRADVLGIIILLIVFLITIVGIIFVQEGARRIPIVSAKSQMGGTALLPSRQSYLPLKLNAGGVMPIIFASALIFLPITIANFTQNPLLIKAASSLNPGSSNPWPYAITFFALILGFAYFYASLTINPIDIASNLKKGGVAIPGVRPGGSTSNYLSGVQNRLTLLGGLFLGSVAIVPAAVERATNVQTFQGLGATSLLILVGVAIDTSKQIQTYVISQRYEGLVRQ is encoded by the coding sequence ATGTTAATAAGTCGTGGTCGAAATCCAAGTGCAGGCGAGGTGATTACCCAGCTTTTCACTAACGAGGAGCTAAGGGGAAGAGTGTTTACGACCCTTGGTTTATTGTTAGTTGTTCGACTAGGTATTTACATTCCCATGCCTGGGATAGATAGAGAGGCTTTTAAAACTTTTATTGATCAGGGAGGTCAACTTATTGGATTCCTTGATATCTTTACAGGCGGTGGAATCTCAACTTTGGGTGTTTTTGCATTAGGTATTCTGCCATTCATTAATGCGTCAATAATTATTCAATTGCTTACTGCTTCATTACCTCAACTTGAAGATTTACAGAAGAATGAGGGGGAGGCAGGAAGAAGGAAGATTGCCCAAATCACTAGGTATGTGGCTTTGGGTTGGGGCTTAGTTCAGAGTACAGTTTTTGCTTTGATTCTTAGACAGTACGCTGTCGCAGGTCTTAGTGAAACTGAATTTGTTATTCAAACATCCTTGGCATTAGTTACTGGATCAATGATAGTGATGTGGCTTAGTGAGATTATTACTGAAAAAGGTATAGGCCAAGGTGCTTCTTTGGTTATTTTCTTGAATATTGTTGCAACTTTACCTAAGGCACTGAGCTCTACTATTGAAAAAGCTCAAACCGGAGATAGAGCAGATGTTTTGGGGATAATAATTCTTTTGATTGTTTTTTTAATTACTATTGTTGGCATTATTTTTGTTCAAGAAGGTGCTAGAAGAATCCCAATAGTAAGTGCAAAAAGCCAAATGGGAGGAACAGCGCTTTTGCCAAGTAGACAAAGTTATCTACCTCTTAAGTTAAATGCTGGAGGTGTTATGCCAATAATTTTTGCTTCTGCATTGATTTTCCTCCCAATAACAATTGCAAATTTCACTCAAAACCCTTTACTTATTAAGGCTGCTAGTTCACTGAATCCAGGCTCATCTAATCCATGGCCTTATGCAATTACCTTCTTTGCATTGATTCTAGGTTTTGCTTACTTTTATGCTTCTTTAACGATTAACCCAATAGATATTGCATCTAATTTAAAAAAAGGTGGTGTTGCAATTCCTGGAGTAAGGCCAGGAGGTTCTACTTCTAATTATCTTTCAGGTGTGCAAAACCGTCTTACTTTACTTGGTGGATTATTTCTAGGTTCTGTTGCTATTGTCCCTGCCGCAGTAGAGAGAGCGACTAATGTACAAACTTTTCAAGGGCTTGGAGCGACTTCCTTATTGATTTTGGTAGGAGTTGCAATAGATACATCTAAGCAGATTCAGACTTATGTAATTTCTCAAAGATATGAAGGATTGGTGAGACAGTAA
- a CDS encoding DNA-directed RNA polymerase subunit alpha, translated as MLQYQIDRIDHQVSSDRSQTGVFLIGPLERGQATTLGNSLRRVLMGGLEGSAVTAVRIAGVNHEYATIPGVREDVLDILLNCKQISVDSRSQELEIGRLVVSGPAEVKAKDIQFSSLVEVVDGERPIATVQEGHNLELEIHVERGVGYRPVDRKNEETSAIDLLQIDAVFMPINRVNFTIDETAVAEGGSTRERLKMELVTDGSTSPDDALAEAANQLIELFQPLATVSMVEEIPEEPEPAAEAQIPLEELNLSVRAYNCLKRAQVNSVSDLMGFSYEDLLEIKNFGSKSADEVIEALERIGISIPQSRTSA; from the coding sequence GTGTTGCAATACCAGATAGACAGGATCGACCATCAAGTTTCTAGTGATCGTTCCCAAACAGGCGTTTTCCTAATTGGACCTCTTGAAAGAGGTCAAGCAACAACTTTGGGTAATTCTTTACGCAGAGTTTTAATGGGCGGTCTCGAAGGCAGCGCAGTCACTGCTGTAAGGATTGCAGGTGTTAATCATGAATATGCAACAATTCCTGGTGTAAGAGAAGACGTATTAGACATTCTTCTAAATTGTAAGCAGATTTCAGTTGATAGTCGTAGTCAAGAGCTTGAGATAGGAAGACTGGTTGTATCCGGCCCCGCTGAAGTTAAAGCAAAGGATATTCAGTTCTCATCTCTAGTTGAAGTTGTAGATGGTGAGCGTCCAATAGCAACAGTTCAGGAGGGGCATAACTTAGAACTAGAAATACATGTAGAGAGAGGTGTTGGATATCGACCAGTTGATAGAAAGAATGAAGAGACAAGCGCAATTGATTTGCTTCAAATAGATGCTGTATTTATGCCTATAAATAGAGTTAATTTTACTATTGATGAAACCGCTGTGGCTGAGGGGGGATCTACTAGAGAAAGATTAAAAATGGAGTTAGTAACTGACGGATCTACCTCTCCAGACGATGCATTAGCGGAGGCTGCGAATCAATTAATCGAACTCTTTCAACCTCTTGCTACTGTTTCAATGGTAGAAGAAATTCCTGAAGAGCCAGAGCCTGCAGCAGAGGCCCAAATACCCCTTGAGGAGTTAAACTTATCTGTACGAGCTTACAATTGCCTCAAACGAGCCCAAGTTAACTCTGTTTCTGATCTGATGGGTTTCAGTTATGAGGATTTATTGGAAATTAAGAACTTCGGTTCTAAATCTGCTGATGAAGTTATTGAAGCTCTAGAGAGAATTGGGATTTCTATTCCTCAAAGTAGAACTTCTGCATGA
- the rpsQ gene encoding 30S ribosomal protein S17 — MALKEMVGTVVSDKMQKTVVVAVENRFPHPMYQKIISRTTRYKAHDAENNCKVGDRVRIKESPPMSAQKRWTVIDVLVKGMKSKEAAK, encoded by the coding sequence ATGGCACTTAAGGAAATGGTCGGCACTGTTGTCAGTGACAAAATGCAAAAAACAGTCGTAGTAGCGGTGGAAAATAGATTTCCACATCCTATGTACCAAAAAATTATTAGTCGGACTACTCGATATAAAGCTCATGATGCAGAAAACAATTGCAAAGTGGGAGACAGAGTTCGAATTAAAGAGAGTCCTCCAATGAGTGCTCAGAAAAGATGGACGGTTATAGATGTTCTTGTGAAGGGTATGAAATCCAAGGAGGCTGCAAAATGA